GATCCATTGCAGGTGGCTCAGCTCGTCCGAGGCGCGCGAGAAGTTGTCGACATCCGTCTTCAGCTCGTCCGCGTCCACTGCAAAGAAACGCGCATCAAAGCGACGCGGACGGCCTTTGGGCGTGATGGCGCGGAAGACAAAGGACATGCCTTTGGCGGACGGAATGAACCCGGACTCTGCAAAGCTCATCCAATCGCTTGGAATGTCGCCGGACCATGCGCCAGCTTCGCCAAGGATTTGGCCGGTTTCTTCCCAAAGTTCACGAATGGCAGCGACCAAGAGTGCCTGAGCTTTCGATGCATCAGCTTGCACACCCAGACGGGTCAGGCAGGGTTCTGCCCCTGCGTCCGCCAGAGGGACTTGCGCATCGGTCGCGTCCAGCGCGCCGCCCGGAAAGACGAATTTATTGGGCATGAAGGCTGCATTCGCGCCGCGTTGCCCCATCAAAACCTGTGGGCGCGTGGCTTTGTCCCGGATCAGAATGACGGTAGCTGCGTCGCGGATGATCTTGGATTTGTCCATGTCGGCCCCTTATGGCGTGATTTTACTTCTTCCCAGCAAACCCGTGCATACGCTTCGCCCACTGAAAGGCAATCATAAAGCCTTTGAAACGGGGCAGAAGGTAAAGTGACGCAGCGACAGTCCCGACCGAGAAAATGGTGGCCAGCATCAGCGGGTCTTGCACGACGTGCACATAGAAGATGTGCAGCAGGGGGGCCATGACGTGGCCGACCACAATAATGGTCAGATAAGCCGGGCCATCATCAGCGCGCTGGTGGTGCAATTCTTCTCCGCAAACCGTGCAGTCGTGATGGACCTTCAGATAGCCTTGAAACAGCTTTCCTGTGCCGCA
The Aliiroseovarius pelagivivens DNA segment above includes these coding regions:
- a CDS encoding NUDIX hydrolase — its product is MDKSKIIRDAATVILIRDKATRPQVLMGQRGANAAFMPNKFVFPGGALDATDAQVPLADAGAEPCLTRLGVQADASKAQALLVAAIRELWEETGQILGEAGAWSGDIPSDWMSFAESGFIPSAKGMSFVFRAITPKGRPRRFDARFFAVDADELKTDVDNFSRASDELSHLQWIPLDDVRRFDLPFITEVVLAEIVGNLPDLGAPAQVPFFNNSDEESLFERLGGVGPLSATL
- a CDS encoding DUF983 domain-containing protein yields the protein MTDNAQMTADEMMPAVAETERELKPALRTGWAKRCPSCGTGKLFQGYLKVHHDCTVCGEELHHQRADDGPAYLTIIVVGHVMAPLLHIFYVHVVQDPLMLATIFSVGTVAASLYLLPRFKGFMIAFQWAKRMHGFAGKK